The proteins below are encoded in one region of Eubacterium sp. 1001713B170207_170306_E7:
- a CDS encoding TM1266 family iron-only hydrogenase system putative regulator, whose translation METRIALIGIIVENPESVESLNAILHDYSEFIIGRMGIPYKQRGVSVISVIVDAPTDVISALSGKLGMLPNVNAKTVYSKLPSQ comes from the coding sequence ATGGAAACACGAATCGCATTAATCGGAATCATTGTTGAAAACCCCGAATCGGTAGAAAGCCTTAACGCCATTTTACATGATTACTCGGAGTTCATTATCGGCAGAATGGGCATTCCCTATAAGCAGCGCGGCGTATCCGTTATCAGCGTGATTGTCGACGCGCCCACGGATGTAATCAGTGCATTATCCGGCAAGCTGGGCATGCTGCCCAATGTCAACGCCAAGACGGTTTATTCTAAATTGCCATCGCAGTAA
- the hydE gene encoding [FeFe] hydrogenase H-cluster radical SAM maturase HydE: protein MKNLICKLEKNASLEKTEWIDLIAGQTPELSAFLFEKARRQAQKYYGNRIYTRGLIEFTNYCKNDCYYCGIRRSNACAKRYRLSGADIMDCCAAGYKLGFRTFVLQGGEDPWFNDDRMTRIVARIRQAYPDCAITLSLGERSPESYRQLYDAGANRYLLRHETADFSHYRTLHPEALSPETRQSCLRSLKAIGYQVGTGMMVGSPGQTAGHLAEDLLFIKSLEPAMVGIGPFIPQKDTPFGTEKPGTLEQTLFLIGLIRLMLPNALIPATTALGTIDPNGREKGVLAGANVVMPNLSPLSVRKKYALYDHKICTGDEAAECRSCLERRMRRIGFELATDRGDAVKK, encoded by the coding sequence ATGAAAAATTTAATCTGCAAGCTGGAAAAAAACGCGTCGCTTGAAAAAACAGAATGGATTGATCTGATTGCCGGACAGACGCCGGAGCTTTCCGCCTTTCTCTTTGAGAAAGCCCGCCGCCAGGCCCAAAAGTATTACGGCAACCGGATTTATACCCGCGGGCTCATTGAATTCACAAATTACTGTAAAAACGATTGCTATTACTGCGGGATCCGCAGAAGCAACGCCTGTGCGAAACGCTACCGGCTTTCCGGAGCCGACATCATGGACTGCTGTGCCGCAGGCTACAAGCTGGGCTTCAGGACCTTTGTCCTCCAGGGCGGCGAGGACCCCTGGTTTAACGATGACCGGATGACCCGCATTGTCGCGCGTATCCGCCAGGCTTATCCCGACTGCGCCATTACCCTGTCCTTGGGCGAACGCAGCCCGGAATCCTATCGCCAGCTCTACGACGCCGGCGCGAACCGTTACCTCTTACGACATGAAACCGCCGACTTTTCCCATTACCGCACGCTGCACCCAGAGGCACTTTCTCCCGAAACGCGCCAGAGCTGCCTGCGCAGCCTTAAGGCGATCGGGTATCAGGTCGGCACGGGCATGATGGTCGGCTCACCCGGACAGACCGCCGGACATCTGGCCGAGGATCTTTTATTCATAAAGTCACTGGAGCCGGCCATGGTGGGGATCGGGCCCTTTATTCCCCAAAAGGATACCCCTTTTGGTACAGAAAAGCCGGGCACGCTTGAGCAGACCCTGTTTTTAATCGGGCTGATCCGGCTCATGCTGCCCAATGCCCTGATACCGGCGACCACAGCCCTTGGCACCATTGATCCAAACGGCCGTGAAAAGGGTGTGCTGGCAGGCGCCAACGTGGTAATGCCCAACCTTTCACCCCTTTCGGTAAGAAAAAAATATGCCCTGTATGACCATAAAATCTGTACCGGAGACGAGGCCGCCGAGTGCCGCTCCTGTCTTGAGCGGCGTATGCGGCGGATCGGCTTTGAGTTAGCCACAGACCGCGGCGACGCGGTAAAAAAATAA